One Siniperca chuatsi isolate FFG_IHB_CAS linkage group LG5, ASM2008510v1, whole genome shotgun sequence DNA window includes the following coding sequences:
- the lg5h22orf39 gene encoding UPF0545 protein C22orf39 homolog isoform X2, with translation MQSFTRDTTSPRACDDYWSEFRHCKSLWNRFHHYYTYGTSPSCQQWKEDYHNCREWEKHRGVEAKEALQKSERNRVAEQRKFTPVWELRRDPPRDWHMPLNQEKPQDS, from the exons ATGCAGTCATTCACCAGAGACACAACA TCACCCCGGGCCTGTGATGACTATTGGAGTGAATTCAGACATTGCAAAAGCTTGTGGAATCGTTTTCACCACTATTACACTTACGGTACCTCCCCATCCTGCCAGCAGTGGAAGGAGGACTACCATAACTGCAGAGAGTGGGAGAAACACAGAGGCGTCGAGGCCAAG GAAGCCTTGCAGAAGAGTGAGAGGAACAGAGTGGCAGAGCAGAGAAAGTTCACCCCAGTGTGGGAACTGAGGCGAGACCCTCCCAGAGACTGGCACATGCCCCTGAACCAAGAAAAGCCTCAGGACTCCTGA
- the mrpl40 gene encoding 39S ribosomal protein L40, mitochondrial isoform X2: MSVALSRCLCRVLSRQTAPSSFLLGEHHHAVQSPWFASVMTLKTSAPLRAEPKKKKKVDPRREQMIRERLRKKLKKLEKVPPELIPIEDLITPAKCLDETRERSAPRLSFEESEGRALLLKEWCRYKQEQHMAEVQAVKLALEAQREALEELMLESEELYQAALKPDPLLFPFSHEGPAYTPPKTMHEAPDGKYNNITKVYTQ, translated from the exons ATGTCTGTGGCTTTATCGCGCTGTCTCTGCAGGGTGTTATCCCGACAGACCGCTCCGTCAAG CTTCCTGCTGGGAGAACATCACCATGCTGTACAGAGTCCTTGGTTTGCATCAGTGATGACACTGAAGACATCTGCTCCACTGAG aGCGGAGcccaaaaagaagaagaaagtggaCCCAAGAAGGGAGCAGATGATAAGAGAGAGGCTGAGAAAAAAGCTGAAGAAGCTGGAGAAGGTTCCACCTGAGCTCATACCGATAGAGGACCTCATCACTCCAGCCAAATGCTTGGATGAAACAAG GGAACGCTCTGCACCAAGGCTGTCATTTGAAGAAAGTGAGGGTCGAGCCCTTCTGCTGAAGGAGTGGTGTCGATACAAACAG GAGCAGCACATGGCTGAAGTGCAGGCTGTTAAACTTGCTCTAGAAGCACAGAGGGAGGCGCTGGAGGAGCTGATGTTAGAGTCTGAGGAGCTGTACCAGGCAGCGCTGAAGCCAGACCCCCTTCTGTTTCCCTTCTCTCATGAAGGTCCTGCCTACACACCGCCAAAGACCATGCATGAAGCTCCTGATGGGAAATACAACAACATCACTAAAGTCTACACACAGTGA
- the mrpl40 gene encoding 39S ribosomal protein L40, mitochondrial isoform X1, giving the protein MQKIKTQDKEETNVRWIKLDWRDKRSNYSSFLLGEHHHAVQSPWFASVMTLKTSAPLRAEPKKKKKVDPRREQMIRERLRKKLKKLEKVPPELIPIEDLITPAKCLDETRERSAPRLSFEESEGRALLLKEWCRYKQEQHMAEVQAVKLALEAQREALEELMLESEELYQAALKPDPLLFPFSHEGPAYTPPKTMHEAPDGKYNNITKVYTQ; this is encoded by the exons ATGCAGAAGATAAAGACACAGGATAAAGAGGAAACTAACGTCAGATGGATCAAATTGGACTGGAGGGACAAGAGGAGCAACTACTCAAG CTTCCTGCTGGGAGAACATCACCATGCTGTACAGAGTCCTTGGTTTGCATCAGTGATGACACTGAAGACATCTGCTCCACTGAG aGCGGAGcccaaaaagaagaagaaagtggaCCCAAGAAGGGAGCAGATGATAAGAGAGAGGCTGAGAAAAAAGCTGAAGAAGCTGGAGAAGGTTCCACCTGAGCTCATACCGATAGAGGACCTCATCACTCCAGCCAAATGCTTGGATGAAACAAG GGAACGCTCTGCACCAAGGCTGTCATTTGAAGAAAGTGAGGGTCGAGCCCTTCTGCTGAAGGAGTGGTGTCGATACAAACAG GAGCAGCACATGGCTGAAGTGCAGGCTGTTAAACTTGCTCTAGAAGCACAGAGGGAGGCGCTGGAGGAGCTGATGTTAGAGTCTGAGGAGCTGTACCAGGCAGCGCTGAAGCCAGACCCCCTTCTGTTTCCCTTCTCTCATGAAGGTCCTGCCTACACACCGCCAAAGACCATGCATGAAGCTCCTGATGGGAAATACAACAACATCACTAAAGTCTACACACAGTGA
- the lg5h22orf39 gene encoding UPF0545 protein C22orf39 homolog isoform X1, protein MDRSGERLWRSPRACDDYWSEFRHCKSLWNRFHHYYTYGTSPSCQQWKEDYHNCREWEKHRGVEAKEALQKSERNRVAEQRKFTPVWELRRDPPRDWHMPLNQEKPQDS, encoded by the exons ATGGACCGCTCTGGAGAAAGATTGTGGAGG TCACCCCGGGCCTGTGATGACTATTGGAGTGAATTCAGACATTGCAAAAGCTTGTGGAATCGTTTTCACCACTATTACACTTACGGTACCTCCCCATCCTGCCAGCAGTGGAAGGAGGACTACCATAACTGCAGAGAGTGGGAGAAACACAGAGGCGTCGAGGCCAAG GAAGCCTTGCAGAAGAGTGAGAGGAACAGAGTGGCAGAGCAGAGAAAGTTCACCCCAGTGTGGGAACTGAGGCGAGACCCTCCCAGAGACTGGCACATGCCCCTGAACCAAGAAAAGCCTCAGGACTCCTGA